In one window of Skermanella rosea DNA:
- a CDS encoding nitrate reductase, which produces MTGSVRTTCPYCGVGCGVVAKAGGAGGWTISGDPGHPANFGRLCSKGSALGETLGLEGRLLHPVVDGGRATWDEALDRVASRFRAVIDEHGPDSVAFYVSGQLLTEDYYVANKLMKGFIGSANIDTNSRLCMASSVAGHRRAFGGDVVPGSYEDLELADLVVLVGSNLAWCHPVLYQRLVRARAERGTRIVVVDPRRTATCDAADLHLALKPGSDVALFNGLLAYLDRAGALDRDYIARHTRGFAEALSAAAGEPQAVAAACGLDADEVERFYGWFAGTEATVTVYSQGVNQSSCGTDKVNAIVNCHLAIGRIGRPGMGPFSVTGQPNAMGGREVGGLANQLAAHMAFTPEAVERVERFWRAPRIARREGLKAVDLFQAVEDGRIKALWVMATNPAVSLPDADRVTRALESCEFVVVSDCTRDTDTTAHADVLLPAAAWGEKDGTVTNSERRVSRQRAFLPPPGEARPDWWIVAQVAARMGWGEAFGYGSAAEIFREHAALSGFENDGSRVFDIAALADADYDALDPVQWPAPGTSRLFGDGRFPTADGRAAFVPVRAAAPGTVTGAEFPYALNTGRIRDQWHTMTRTGRVPRLSSHIAEPFVAVNPADAEAARLEDGGLALVRSARGRAILRVRVTGDQPPGRLFAPMHWNRQFSAEGGVNALVAPVTDPVSGQPELKHTAVSLVPFEPAWTAFLITREEAHPPEGAEYWSRTRAAGCIVLTLAGTAAPADVAGWAEALLPALPGIDYHDVRRGVHRWARLDGDRLEACLFLSFGPALPAREWLVGLFDTPSIDTDARCGLLSGRAPAGGPDEGRVVCACFNVGLNRIACAIRDGGLTSAEQVGAALKAGTNCGSCIPELKELIADARRDQAA; this is translated from the coding sequence ATGACCGGCTCCGTCCGCACCACCTGTCCCTATTGCGGCGTCGGCTGCGGCGTGGTCGCCAAGGCCGGCGGTGCGGGCGGCTGGACGATCTCGGGCGACCCTGGGCATCCGGCCAATTTCGGCCGGCTCTGCTCCAAGGGCAGCGCCCTGGGGGAGACGCTGGGGCTGGAGGGCCGGCTGCTGCATCCCGTCGTGGACGGCGGGCGCGCTACCTGGGACGAGGCGCTGGACAGGGTGGCGAGCCGCTTCCGCGCGGTCATCGACGAGCACGGGCCGGACTCCGTCGCCTTCTACGTTTCGGGACAATTGCTGACGGAAGACTACTATGTCGCCAACAAGCTGATGAAGGGCTTCATCGGCTCGGCCAACATCGACACCAACTCCCGCCTGTGCATGGCGTCGAGCGTGGCCGGCCACAGGCGGGCGTTCGGCGGCGACGTGGTGCCGGGCAGTTACGAGGACCTGGAGCTGGCCGACCTGGTCGTGCTGGTCGGCAGCAATCTCGCCTGGTGTCATCCCGTGCTCTACCAGCGGCTGGTGCGGGCGCGGGCAGAGCGGGGCACGCGCATCGTCGTGGTCGATCCGCGCCGGACGGCGACCTGCGACGCCGCGGACCTGCATCTGGCGCTGAAGCCGGGCAGCGACGTGGCCCTGTTCAACGGTCTGCTCGCATATCTGGACCGCGCCGGCGCCCTGGACCGGGACTACATCGCCCGGCACACCCGCGGCTTCGCGGAGGCCTTGTCTGCCGCGGCCGGGGAGCCGCAGGCGGTGGCCGCGGCCTGCGGGCTGGACGCCGACGAGGTCGAGCGGTTCTACGGCTGGTTCGCCGGGACGGAAGCGACCGTCACGGTCTATTCCCAGGGCGTGAACCAGTCGTCGTGCGGGACCGACAAGGTCAACGCGATCGTCAATTGCCACTTGGCGATCGGGCGCATCGGCCGCCCGGGCATGGGGCCGTTCTCGGTCACCGGCCAGCCCAACGCCATGGGCGGACGCGAGGTCGGCGGGCTTGCCAACCAGTTGGCAGCGCACATGGCGTTCACGCCGGAAGCGGTCGAGCGGGTGGAACGGTTCTGGCGGGCGCCCCGGATCGCGCGGCGGGAGGGGCTGAAGGCGGTGGACCTGTTCCAGGCGGTCGAGGACGGCCGCATCAAGGCGCTGTGGGTGATGGCGACCAATCCTGCCGTCAGCCTTCCCGACGCCGACCGGGTGACCCGCGCGCTGGAGTCGTGCGAGTTCGTCGTGGTCTCCGACTGCACCCGCGATACCGACACCACGGCCCATGCCGACGTGCTGCTGCCGGCGGCGGCCTGGGGGGAGAAGGACGGCACCGTCACCAACTCCGAGCGCCGCGTCTCGCGCCAGCGCGCCTTCCTGCCCCCTCCGGGCGAGGCCAGGCCGGACTGGTGGATCGTCGCGCAGGTCGCGGCCCGCATGGGCTGGGGCGAGGCGTTCGGCTACGGCTCGGCGGCGGAGATCTTCCGGGAGCACGCCGCACTTTCCGGGTTCGAGAACGACGGCAGCCGGGTCTTCGACATCGCCGCCCTGGCCGATGCCGATTACGATGCGCTGGACCCCGTCCAGTGGCCGGCACCCGGAACCTCCCGGCTGTTCGGGGACGGCCGCTTCCCGACGGCGGACGGCCGAGCGGCCTTCGTGCCGGTGCGGGCGGCCGCTCCCGGAACGGTGACGGGCGCCGAATTCCCGTATGCCCTGAACACCGGCCGTATCCGCGACCAGTGGCACACCATGACGCGCACCGGCCGGGTGCCCCGCCTGTCCAGCCACATCGCCGAGCCATTCGTCGCGGTCAACCCGGCGGATGCCGAGGCGGCGAGGCTGGAGGATGGCGGGCTCGCGCTGGTCCGCTCCGCCCGGGGCCGCGCCATCCTGCGGGTCCGCGTCACCGGCGACCAGCCGCCGGGCCGGCTCTTCGCGCCGATGCACTGGAACCGGCAATTCTCGGCCGAGGGCGGCGTCAACGCGCTGGTCGCCCCGGTCACCGACCCGGTCTCGGGCCAGCCGGAGCTGAAGCATACCGCGGTCAGCCTGGTCCCCTTCGAACCGGCCTGGACCGCCTTCCTGATCACCCGGGAGGAGGCCCACCCGCCGGAAGGTGCCGAATACTGGTCGCGGACCAGGGCGGCGGGCTGCATCGTGCTGACGCTGGCGGGCACAGCCGCGCCGGCGGATGTCGCGGGCTGGGCCGAGGCGCTGCTGCCCGCGTTGCCGGGGATCGACTACCACGATGTGCGGCGCGGCGTTCACCGCTGGGCTCGGCTCGACGGCGACCGGCTGGAGGCCTGCCTGTTCCTCAGCTTCGGCCCTGCCCTGCCCGCGCGGGAATGGCTGGTCGGCCTGTTCGACACCCCATCGATCGACACGGATGCCCGTTGCGGGCTGCTGAGCGGACGGGCGCCGGCCGGAGGGCCGGACGAGGGGCGAGTCGTCTGCGCCTGCTTCAATGTGGGCTTGAACCGCATCGCCTGCGCCATCCGCGACGGCGGGCTTACCTCGGCCGAACAGGTCGGTGCGGCGCTCAAGGCCGGCACCAACTGCGGATCCTGCATTCCGGAGCTGAAGGAGCTTATCGCCGATGCGCGACGCGACCAGGCAGCCTGA
- the nirD gene encoding nitrite reductase small subunit NirD, translating into MKEDITWIEVGRVADIPPAGARVVKTKHGDVAVFRTADDDVFAVRDRCPHAGGPLSQGIVHGARVTCPLHNWVIDLASGEATGPDEGCAGTFPVQVEDGLIRLGLRLGQLAAAS; encoded by the coding sequence ATGAAGGAAGACATCACCTGGATCGAGGTCGGCCGGGTCGCCGACATCCCGCCGGCCGGCGCGCGGGTCGTGAAGACGAAGCACGGCGACGTCGCGGTCTTCCGCACGGCCGACGACGACGTGTTCGCGGTACGCGACCGCTGCCCGCATGCCGGCGGCCCCCTGTCCCAGGGCATCGTCCACGGCGCTCGGGTCACCTGCCCGCTCCACAACTGGGTCATCGACCTGGCATCCGGCGAGGCCACCGGACCGGACGAGGGCTGCGCCGGGACCTTCCCGGTGCAGGTCGAGGACGGCCTGATCCGGCTGGGCCTGCGCCTGGGCCAGCTTGCGGCGGCATCATGA